In the Carassius gibelio isolate Cgi1373 ecotype wild population from Czech Republic chromosome A2, carGib1.2-hapl.c, whole genome shotgun sequence genome, one interval contains:
- the LOC128029167 gene encoding U2 snRNP-associated SURP motif-containing protein isoform X3 translates to MLLCLPLQSAKRSLRRNLLSLIHRMIEFVVREGPMFEAMIMNREINNPLYRFLFENQGPAHVYYRWKLYTILQGESPTKWKTEDFRIFKNGSLWRPPPLNPYLHGTPEEEEHDDDEEEDEETSKKGSLKDDERDKLEELLRGLTPRKSDIANAMFFCLSRADAAEEIVECIAESLSILKTPLPKKIARLYLVSDVLYNSSAKVSNASYYRKFFETKLCQIFSDLNATYKTIQGHLQSENFKQRVMSCFRAWEDWAVYPDPFLIKLQNIFLGLVSLDSEKETADLLPEQPERSEDIDGAPIVEVELDGAPLDDVDGMPIDGLPIDGAPLDDLDGMPIKGTDDDLDGVPLDQKPGFKVAPSKWEEVDGTALEAQAVTTSKWEIFDLPDESEKSKTGATHETENKDSLKSSSTADQQSYSNPVREEYDSKSAKFSEMSEEKRAKLREIELKVMKFQDELESGKRPKKSGPSIQEQVELYRDKLLQREKEKETEKDKEKEKERKDKEKSDVSHKEKDKDDSTPGRKEKKRRHSPSPSPTRSSSSRRCRSPSPRSERSDRSHTKDSSRLSYKDSPRDINRRSSKRSPSPPRTPKRTRRSRSRTPKKSSKKSRSRSRSPHRSHKKSKKSKH, encoded by the exons ATGCTCCTATGCCTCCCCCTCCAAAGTGCAAAGAGGAGTTTGAGAAG GAATTTGCTCTCTCTCATCCATCGAATGATCGAGTTTGTTGTGCGTGAAGGTCCAATGTTTGAAGCTATGATCATGAACCGAGAGATCAACAATCCGCTTTACAG gtttttatttgaaaatcagGGTCCTGCTCATGTTTATTACAGGTGGAAGTTATACACCATTTTACAG GGCGAATCTCCAACTAAATGGAAAACGGAAGACTTCAGAATTTTTAAGAATGGATCCCTCTGGCGACCGCCACCTCTTAACCCATATTTACATGGCACTCCTGAAGAAGAGGagcatgatgatgatgaagaagaagatgaagaaacCAGCAAGAAGGGCTCCTTGAAAGACGA TGAGAGGGATAAACTGGAGGAGTTACTCCGAGGTCTTACACCAAGGAAAAGCGACATAGCTAACGCCATGTTTTTCTGCCTCTCGCGTGCTGATGCGGCCGAAGAGATTGTGGAATGCATCGCTGAGTCTCTGTCCATACTTAAAACACCTCTGCCAAAGAAG ATTGCAAGGTTATATCTGGTCTCAGATGTGCTGTATAACTCATCTGCAAAAGTTTCTAATGCCTCCTATTACAGAAAATT ctttGAAACAAAACTCTGCCAGATATTTTCTGACCTGAATGCCACTTATAAGACAATACAGGGCCATTTACAATCCGAGAACTTCAAG CAACGAGTAATGTCCTGTTTCCGTGCATGGGAAGACTGGGCAGTGTATCCTGATCCATTCCTGATTAAACTTCAGAACATCTTCCTGGGACTCGTCAGCCTCGATTCTGAGAAGGAGACTGCAGACCTGCTTCCAGAG CAACCAGAGAGGTCGGAGGACATTGATGGTGCTCCTATTGTGGAGGTGGAGCTGGATGGTGCTCCTTTGGATGATGTTGATGGCATGCCCATAGATGGATTGCCAATTGATGGTGCACCACTTGATGACCTGGACGGAATGCCCATCAAGGGAACGGATGATGATCTGGATGGTGTTCCTT tggatCAAAAACCAGGCTTTAAGGTAGCCCCATCAAAATGGGAGGAAGTGGATGGTACTGCTTTGGAGGCTCAAG CTGTAACCACGTCAAAATGGGAAATCTTTGATCTGCCAGATGAATCTGAGAAAAGTAAAACAGG TGCTACACATGAAACTGAGAATAAAGACTCTCTCAAGAGTTCCTCCACTGCAGACCAGCAGTCTTATAGTAATCCTGTTAGAGAAGAATATGATTCAAAGTCTGCGAAGTTTTCTGAGATGAGTGAAGAGAAACGTGCCAAGCTACGAGAAATCGAG CTTAAAGTCATGAAGTTTCAAGATGAGCTTGAATCTGGAAAACGACCCAAAAAATCTGGACCGAGTATCCAAGAACAAGTAGAGCTTTACCGGGACAAGTTACTACAGAGG gagaaggagaaagagaccgagaaagacaaagagaaagaaaaagagagaaaagacaaagagaaatCTGATGTGTCCCACAAAGAGAAGGACAAAGATGACTCCACACCGGGCAGAAAAGAAAA AAAACGGAGGCATAGTCCCTCCCCGAGTCCCACCCGAAGTAGCAGCAGTAGGCGCTGCAGGTCGCCCTCACCACGATCAGAGCGCTCCGATAGATCCCACACAAAAGACAGTTCTCGATTATCTTATAAAGACTCTCCAAGAGACATTAACCGCAGGTCATCTAAAAG gtcTCCTTCACCTCCAAGAACACCCAAGAGGACACGGAGGTCCAGATCAAGAACACCCAAAAAATCCTCAAAGAAATCCAGATCCCGGTCACGATCGCCTCACCGTTCTCACAAGAAgtcaaaaaaaagtaaacactga
- the LOC128029167 gene encoding U2 snRNP-associated SURP motif-containing protein isoform X1, with product MADKTPGGAQKANSKALLESKLKAFSIGKMAVAKRTLSKKEQDELKKKEDERAAAEIYEEFLAAFEGGEGKVKTFVRGGIANATKEEVAADEKKGKLYKPKSRILETKSILPLETPPQFIALDKRNASKKGDKEKKKSNLELFKEELKQIQEERDERHRLKGRVSRFEPLPTMEGRRSADGSSRRNRPSSVLDESAPGSHDVGDPTTTNLYLGNINPQMNEEMLCQEFGRYGPLASVKIMWPRTDEERARERNCGFVAFMTRRDAERALKHLNGKMIMNFEMKLGWGKGVPIPPHPIYIPPSMMEHTLPPPPSGLPFNAQPKERLKNPNAPMPPPPKCKEEFEKTLSQAIVKVVIPTERNLLSLIHRMIEFVVREGPMFEAMIMNREINNPLYRFLFENQGPAHVYYRWKLYTILQGESPTKWKTEDFRIFKNGSLWRPPPLNPYLHGTPEEEEHDDDEEEDEETSKKGSLKDDERDKLEELLRGLTPRKSDIANAMFFCLSRADAAEEIVECIAESLSILKTPLPKKIARLYLVSDVLYNSSAKVSNASYYRKFFETKLCQIFSDLNATYKTIQGHLQSENFKQRVMSCFRAWEDWAVYPDPFLIKLQNIFLGLVSLDSEKETADLLPEQPERSEDIDGAPIVEVELDGAPLDDVDGMPIDGLPIDGAPLDDLDGMPIKGTDDDLDGVPLDQKPGFKVAPSKWEEVDGTALEAQAVTTSKWEIFDLPDESEKSKTGATHETENKDSLKSSSTADQQSYSNPVREEYDSKSAKFSEMSEEKRAKLREIELKVMKFQDELESGKRPKKSGPSIQEQVELYRDKLLQREKEKETEKDKEKEKERKDKEKSDVSHKEKDKDDSTPGRKEKKRRHSPSPSPTRSSSSRRCRSPSPRSERSDRSHTKDSSRLSYKDSPRDINRRSSKRSPSPPRTPKRTRRSRSRTPKKSSKKSRSRSRSPHRSHKKSKKSKH from the exons ATGGCGGACAAAACGCCAGGTGGGGCGCAGAAAGCTAACTCGAAg GCTTTATTGGAAAGTAAGTTAAAGGCATTCAGTATTGGCAAGATGGCGGTTGCAAAAAGAACACTAAGTAAGAAAGAACAGGATGAACTCAAGAAGAAG GAGGATGAAAGGGCAGCTGCGGAGATCTACGAGGAATTTCTCGCTGCTTTTGAGGGAGGTGAAGGAAAAGTAAAGACCTTTGTTCGTGGTGGGATCGCTAATGCTACTAAAG AGGAAGTGGCAGCTGATGAGAAGAAAGGAAAGCTCTACAAACCAAAATCAAGGATTTTGGAGACTAAAAGCATTTTACCTTTGGAAACTCCTCCACAGTTTATAGCATTAGATAAACGCAAT GCATCAAAGAagggagacaaagaaaagaaaaagagcaacCTTGAACTCTTCAAAGAAGAACTGAAACA gatACAAGAGGAGCGTGATGAACGACACCGGTTGAAGGGCCGAGTCAGTCGTTTTGAGCCTCTTCCCACAATGGAAGGAAGGCGTTCCG CGGATGGTTCTTCACGAAGAAACCGTCCGTCCAGTG tCTTGGATGAATCTGCACCTGGCTCACACGATGTTGGTGATCCGACAACTACAAATCTCTATTTGGGCAACATAAATCCTCAG ATGAATGAGGAGATGCTCTGTCAAGAATTCGGTCGCTATGGTCCATTAGCCAGTGTGAAAATTATGTGGCCCAGGACTGATGAGGAAAGGGCCAGGGAAAGGAACTGTGGTTTTGTAGCCTTCATGACGAGGAGAGATGCTGAACGTGcacttaaacatttaaatg GCAAAATGATAATGAATTTTGAAATGAAACTGGGATGGGGCAAAGGTGTACCAATTCCTCCTCACCCCATATACATTCCACCTTCAATGATGGAGCACACCCTCCCGCCTCCACCCTCTGGACTGCCCTTCAATGCCCAGCCCAAAGAGAGGCTGAAGAACCCCAATGCTCCTATGCCTCCCCCTCCAAAGTGCAAAGAGGAGTTTGAGAAG ACTCTGTCGCAAGCCATAGTCAAAGTGGTTATCCCAACAGAAAG GAATTTGCTCTCTCTCATCCATCGAATGATCGAGTTTGTTGTGCGTGAAGGTCCAATGTTTGAAGCTATGATCATGAACCGAGAGATCAACAATCCGCTTTACAG gtttttatttgaaaatcagGGTCCTGCTCATGTTTATTACAGGTGGAAGTTATACACCATTTTACAG GGCGAATCTCCAACTAAATGGAAAACGGAAGACTTCAGAATTTTTAAGAATGGATCCCTCTGGCGACCGCCACCTCTTAACCCATATTTACATGGCACTCCTGAAGAAGAGGagcatgatgatgatgaagaagaagatgaagaaacCAGCAAGAAGGGCTCCTTGAAAGACGA TGAGAGGGATAAACTGGAGGAGTTACTCCGAGGTCTTACACCAAGGAAAAGCGACATAGCTAACGCCATGTTTTTCTGCCTCTCGCGTGCTGATGCGGCCGAAGAGATTGTGGAATGCATCGCTGAGTCTCTGTCCATACTTAAAACACCTCTGCCAAAGAAG ATTGCAAGGTTATATCTGGTCTCAGATGTGCTGTATAACTCATCTGCAAAAGTTTCTAATGCCTCCTATTACAGAAAATT ctttGAAACAAAACTCTGCCAGATATTTTCTGACCTGAATGCCACTTATAAGACAATACAGGGCCATTTACAATCCGAGAACTTCAAG CAACGAGTAATGTCCTGTTTCCGTGCATGGGAAGACTGGGCAGTGTATCCTGATCCATTCCTGATTAAACTTCAGAACATCTTCCTGGGACTCGTCAGCCTCGATTCTGAGAAGGAGACTGCAGACCTGCTTCCAGAG CAACCAGAGAGGTCGGAGGACATTGATGGTGCTCCTATTGTGGAGGTGGAGCTGGATGGTGCTCCTTTGGATGATGTTGATGGCATGCCCATAGATGGATTGCCAATTGATGGTGCACCACTTGATGACCTGGACGGAATGCCCATCAAGGGAACGGATGATGATCTGGATGGTGTTCCTT tggatCAAAAACCAGGCTTTAAGGTAGCCCCATCAAAATGGGAGGAAGTGGATGGTACTGCTTTGGAGGCTCAAG CTGTAACCACGTCAAAATGGGAAATCTTTGATCTGCCAGATGAATCTGAGAAAAGTAAAACAGG TGCTACACATGAAACTGAGAATAAAGACTCTCTCAAGAGTTCCTCCACTGCAGACCAGCAGTCTTATAGTAATCCTGTTAGAGAAGAATATGATTCAAAGTCTGCGAAGTTTTCTGAGATGAGTGAAGAGAAACGTGCCAAGCTACGAGAAATCGAG CTTAAAGTCATGAAGTTTCAAGATGAGCTTGAATCTGGAAAACGACCCAAAAAATCTGGACCGAGTATCCAAGAACAAGTAGAGCTTTACCGGGACAAGTTACTACAGAGG gagaaggagaaagagaccgagaaagacaaagagaaagaaaaagagagaaaagacaaagagaaatCTGATGTGTCCCACAAAGAGAAGGACAAAGATGACTCCACACCGGGCAGAAAAGAAAA AAAACGGAGGCATAGTCCCTCCCCGAGTCCCACCCGAAGTAGCAGCAGTAGGCGCTGCAGGTCGCCCTCACCACGATCAGAGCGCTCCGATAGATCCCACACAAAAGACAGTTCTCGATTATCTTATAAAGACTCTCCAAGAGACATTAACCGCAGGTCATCTAAAAG gtcTCCTTCACCTCCAAGAACACCCAAGAGGACACGGAGGTCCAGATCAAGAACACCCAAAAAATCCTCAAAGAAATCCAGATCCCGGTCACGATCGCCTCACCGTTCTCACAAGAAgtcaaaaaaaagtaaacactga
- the LOC128029167 gene encoding U2 snRNP-associated SURP motif-containing protein isoform X2 yields MADKTPGGAQKANSKALLESKLKAFSIGKMAVAKRTLSKKEQDELKKKEDERAAAEIYEEFLAAFEGGEGKVKTFVRGGIANATKEEVAADEKKGKLYKPKSRILETKSILPLETPPQFIALDKRNASKKGDKEKKKSNLELFKEELKQIQEERDERHRLKGRVSRFEPLPTMEGRRSVLDESAPGSHDVGDPTTTNLYLGNINPQMNEEMLCQEFGRYGPLASVKIMWPRTDEERARERNCGFVAFMTRRDAERALKHLNGKMIMNFEMKLGWGKGVPIPPHPIYIPPSMMEHTLPPPPSGLPFNAQPKERLKNPNAPMPPPPKCKEEFEKTLSQAIVKVVIPTERNLLSLIHRMIEFVVREGPMFEAMIMNREINNPLYRFLFENQGPAHVYYRWKLYTILQGESPTKWKTEDFRIFKNGSLWRPPPLNPYLHGTPEEEEHDDDEEEDEETSKKGSLKDDERDKLEELLRGLTPRKSDIANAMFFCLSRADAAEEIVECIAESLSILKTPLPKKIARLYLVSDVLYNSSAKVSNASYYRKFFETKLCQIFSDLNATYKTIQGHLQSENFKQRVMSCFRAWEDWAVYPDPFLIKLQNIFLGLVSLDSEKETADLLPEQPERSEDIDGAPIVEVELDGAPLDDVDGMPIDGLPIDGAPLDDLDGMPIKGTDDDLDGVPLDQKPGFKVAPSKWEEVDGTALEAQAVTTSKWEIFDLPDESEKSKTGATHETENKDSLKSSSTADQQSYSNPVREEYDSKSAKFSEMSEEKRAKLREIELKVMKFQDELESGKRPKKSGPSIQEQVELYRDKLLQREKEKETEKDKEKEKERKDKEKSDVSHKEKDKDDSTPGRKEKKRRHSPSPSPTRSSSSRRCRSPSPRSERSDRSHTKDSSRLSYKDSPRDINRRSSKRSPSPPRTPKRTRRSRSRTPKKSSKKSRSRSRSPHRSHKKSKKSKH; encoded by the exons ATGGCGGACAAAACGCCAGGTGGGGCGCAGAAAGCTAACTCGAAg GCTTTATTGGAAAGTAAGTTAAAGGCATTCAGTATTGGCAAGATGGCGGTTGCAAAAAGAACACTAAGTAAGAAAGAACAGGATGAACTCAAGAAGAAG GAGGATGAAAGGGCAGCTGCGGAGATCTACGAGGAATTTCTCGCTGCTTTTGAGGGAGGTGAAGGAAAAGTAAAGACCTTTGTTCGTGGTGGGATCGCTAATGCTACTAAAG AGGAAGTGGCAGCTGATGAGAAGAAAGGAAAGCTCTACAAACCAAAATCAAGGATTTTGGAGACTAAAAGCATTTTACCTTTGGAAACTCCTCCACAGTTTATAGCATTAGATAAACGCAAT GCATCAAAGAagggagacaaagaaaagaaaaagagcaacCTTGAACTCTTCAAAGAAGAACTGAAACA gatACAAGAGGAGCGTGATGAACGACACCGGTTGAAGGGCCGAGTCAGTCGTTTTGAGCCTCTTCCCACAATGGAAGGAAGGCGTTCCG tCTTGGATGAATCTGCACCTGGCTCACACGATGTTGGTGATCCGACAACTACAAATCTCTATTTGGGCAACATAAATCCTCAG ATGAATGAGGAGATGCTCTGTCAAGAATTCGGTCGCTATGGTCCATTAGCCAGTGTGAAAATTATGTGGCCCAGGACTGATGAGGAAAGGGCCAGGGAAAGGAACTGTGGTTTTGTAGCCTTCATGACGAGGAGAGATGCTGAACGTGcacttaaacatttaaatg GCAAAATGATAATGAATTTTGAAATGAAACTGGGATGGGGCAAAGGTGTACCAATTCCTCCTCACCCCATATACATTCCACCTTCAATGATGGAGCACACCCTCCCGCCTCCACCCTCTGGACTGCCCTTCAATGCCCAGCCCAAAGAGAGGCTGAAGAACCCCAATGCTCCTATGCCTCCCCCTCCAAAGTGCAAAGAGGAGTTTGAGAAG ACTCTGTCGCAAGCCATAGTCAAAGTGGTTATCCCAACAGAAAG GAATTTGCTCTCTCTCATCCATCGAATGATCGAGTTTGTTGTGCGTGAAGGTCCAATGTTTGAAGCTATGATCATGAACCGAGAGATCAACAATCCGCTTTACAG gtttttatttgaaaatcagGGTCCTGCTCATGTTTATTACAGGTGGAAGTTATACACCATTTTACAG GGCGAATCTCCAACTAAATGGAAAACGGAAGACTTCAGAATTTTTAAGAATGGATCCCTCTGGCGACCGCCACCTCTTAACCCATATTTACATGGCACTCCTGAAGAAGAGGagcatgatgatgatgaagaagaagatgaagaaacCAGCAAGAAGGGCTCCTTGAAAGACGA TGAGAGGGATAAACTGGAGGAGTTACTCCGAGGTCTTACACCAAGGAAAAGCGACATAGCTAACGCCATGTTTTTCTGCCTCTCGCGTGCTGATGCGGCCGAAGAGATTGTGGAATGCATCGCTGAGTCTCTGTCCATACTTAAAACACCTCTGCCAAAGAAG ATTGCAAGGTTATATCTGGTCTCAGATGTGCTGTATAACTCATCTGCAAAAGTTTCTAATGCCTCCTATTACAGAAAATT ctttGAAACAAAACTCTGCCAGATATTTTCTGACCTGAATGCCACTTATAAGACAATACAGGGCCATTTACAATCCGAGAACTTCAAG CAACGAGTAATGTCCTGTTTCCGTGCATGGGAAGACTGGGCAGTGTATCCTGATCCATTCCTGATTAAACTTCAGAACATCTTCCTGGGACTCGTCAGCCTCGATTCTGAGAAGGAGACTGCAGACCTGCTTCCAGAG CAACCAGAGAGGTCGGAGGACATTGATGGTGCTCCTATTGTGGAGGTGGAGCTGGATGGTGCTCCTTTGGATGATGTTGATGGCATGCCCATAGATGGATTGCCAATTGATGGTGCACCACTTGATGACCTGGACGGAATGCCCATCAAGGGAACGGATGATGATCTGGATGGTGTTCCTT tggatCAAAAACCAGGCTTTAAGGTAGCCCCATCAAAATGGGAGGAAGTGGATGGTACTGCTTTGGAGGCTCAAG CTGTAACCACGTCAAAATGGGAAATCTTTGATCTGCCAGATGAATCTGAGAAAAGTAAAACAGG TGCTACACATGAAACTGAGAATAAAGACTCTCTCAAGAGTTCCTCCACTGCAGACCAGCAGTCTTATAGTAATCCTGTTAGAGAAGAATATGATTCAAAGTCTGCGAAGTTTTCTGAGATGAGTGAAGAGAAACGTGCCAAGCTACGAGAAATCGAG CTTAAAGTCATGAAGTTTCAAGATGAGCTTGAATCTGGAAAACGACCCAAAAAATCTGGACCGAGTATCCAAGAACAAGTAGAGCTTTACCGGGACAAGTTACTACAGAGG gagaaggagaaagagaccgagaaagacaaagagaaagaaaaagagagaaaagacaaagagaaatCTGATGTGTCCCACAAAGAGAAGGACAAAGATGACTCCACACCGGGCAGAAAAGAAAA AAAACGGAGGCATAGTCCCTCCCCGAGTCCCACCCGAAGTAGCAGCAGTAGGCGCTGCAGGTCGCCCTCACCACGATCAGAGCGCTCCGATAGATCCCACACAAAAGACAGTTCTCGATTATCTTATAAAGACTCTCCAAGAGACATTAACCGCAGGTCATCTAAAAG gtcTCCTTCACCTCCAAGAACACCCAAGAGGACACGGAGGTCCAGATCAAGAACACCCAAAAAATCCTCAAAGAAATCCAGATCCCGGTCACGATCGCCTCACCGTTCTCACAAGAAgtcaaaaaaaagtaaacactga